From the Prunus dulcis chromosome 4, ALMONDv2, whole genome shotgun sequence genome, one window contains:
- the LOC117625600 gene encoding uncharacterized protein K02A2.6-like, whose amino-acid sequence MDLIGKIYPASSKQHCFIIVATYYFSKWVEAKPVKSTTSQEIITFIEEQIIQRFGIPESITTDRGSSFICGEMLDMAEAFKFKLLQSTRYYAQANGHAESSNKVIINIIKKMLEKNSKQWHEKLLETLWAYRTSKREATGMTPYALTYGHDAIMPMEIAIQSLRIAQQHNLTGEYYSQAMLLELEGLDESRIDTLNKLLAGKQALSRAYNKRVKNKSFEEGEIVWKAVLPLRTHIAGYGKWSPTWESPFIIKQILGLGAYKLQDRDGDVHAAPINGKWLKKFYPTMWDSKAVQTDSGIEKEQNETVV is encoded by the coding sequence ATGGATCTCATTGGTAAGATTTATCCAGCCAGTAGCAAACAACACTGTTTCATCATTGTAGCTACATACTATTTCAGCAAATGGGTGGAGGCCAAACCTGTTAAATCTACTACATCTCAAGAAATCATCACCTTCATAGAagagcagattatacaaaggtTTGGCATTCCAGAATCAATCACAACTGACAGGGGATCTTCTTTCATATGTGGAGAGATGTTAGATATGGCAGAAGCATTCAAATTTAAGCTACTTCAATCCACTCGTTATTATGCTCAAGCTAATGGACATGCAGAATCAAGTAACAAAGTGATCATCAACATTATCAAGAAAATGCTTGagaaaaattcaaagcaaTGGCATGAGAAGTTATTAGAAACTCTGTGGGCATATAGGACTTCAAAGAGAGAAGCAACTGGCATGACCCCATATGCTCTAACTTATGGTCATGATGCAATTATGCCTATGGAAATAGCAATCCAATCTCTTAGAATTGCTCAGCAACACAATTTGACTGGAGAATACTACTCTCAAGCCATGCTGCTAGAACTGGAAGGATTGGATGAAAGTAGAATTGACaccctcaacaaactcttagCAGGAAAACAGGCTTTATCGAGGGCCTACAACAAAAGAGTTAAAAACAAGAGttttgaagaaggagaaataGTCTGGAAAGCAGTTCTACCCCTTCGAACACACATAGCTGGTTATGGGAAGTGGTCACCTACATGGGAAAGTCCTTTCATAATCAAGCAAATCCTTGGACTGGGGGCATACAAATTACAGGATCGAGATGGAGATGTTCATGCTGCACCAATCAATGGCAAATGGTTGAAGAAATTCTATCCAACTATGTGGGATTCAAAAGCTGTACAAACAGATTCTGGAATAGAGAAGGAACAAAATGAAACTGTTGTTTAG